The DNA sequence GACAGAGGGTGTCGGTAAAATATTGTATATAACAAGATCTGTAAGATATATATGGAAGGTTCAAAACCTTGTTGGAAATGGTCCACACATGAGTCTGTGCTGGGTCGTGACAACCTCGTAACCTCAGTGATGCTGAGATTAGAGTCACGGTTCTTCACCATCCGCATCACCACCATCTCCGAGGGGATAGCAAGTCCCCAGTCCACCGGTGCTCCACAGGAACAGTGCATAGCTTCCCCCATGGTGTTGGCTCTCAGGGTCCGCCTGCAATGCCTCCAGGAACATCTCCTCCGAGGCCTCGAGGTCGCCCCGCCCGCGCCACAGGAAGAAAGCGTATCTGCTCATCGCCTCCGCGTCCGCGGGTTCCTGCATCACCGCCCATCTGAAGAAGTACTCCGCCCTGTCACCAAGTACATCAATGGTCAACGATGAGTCCATCTCTCCGAGATGTTGCGTCGGGTTTCACCTGTCGAGATCCTTCTCGTACTGGTACAGGAGCTGCGCGTAGTTGGACAGGATCAAAGAGGTCGTCAGCCCGGATGAGATCATGTTCTCGTAAGCCGCGCGCCGCCGCTTGAAGTCGGGACGTCCACCGTCATAACTTCTAGCTTCTTCGTCTTCGTCGAGGATTCCGACGTCGAACCAGCACCTGGAAGCCGCAGCCTCCGCCGTATCGAATACGATGGCATCTGGAATCTCCCTCTTGCTGGAAGCGGCCAAGAACTCGGACAGGAGAACGAGAAGCCTGACGACGAGATCAGGCGAGGTGCAGAAGACGTTCTGGAAGAGCCAGACGAGGGACTCGGCGGCGTCCTTCGGAGCGCCAGCGCGGGTTTCGCCATCGTAATCGCTGGAGAGAACCGACCTCTGGATCTCCTCCATGGCGTAAGCCAGCGACCACACGGCGCTCCCGATGTCGCCCAGGTCGGTATCGGGAGGCGCCCGCGGGCGGCGGGagttcatcctcttcttcttcagctGCACGAGGCGGAGGGAG is a window from the Musa acuminata AAA Group cultivar baxijiao unplaced genomic scaffold, Cavendish_Baxijiao_AAA HiC_scaffold_144, whole genome shotgun sequence genome containing:
- the LOC135656096 gene encoding uncharacterized protein LOC135656096 is translated as MKPTFSSLTSTFRLPNSFPGVPYFSLKRPAAAPRRAPGLRVCGSCSGRPRESPRIGDPEPPWLLHPPGAAPKHPSSGDAPLVGFRIKGSAVGIPFSLRLVQLKKKRMNSRRPRAPPDTDLGDIGSAVWSLAYAMEEIQRSVLSSDYDGETRAGAPKDAAESLVWLFQNVFCTSPDLVVRLLVLLSEFLAASSKREIPDAIVFDTAEAAASRCWFDVGILDEDEEARSYDGGRPDFKRRRAAYENMISSGLTTSLILSNYAQLLYQYEKDLDRAEYFFRWAVMQEPADAEAMSRYAFFLWRGRGDLEASEEMFLEALQADPESQHHGGSYALFLWSTGGLGTCYPLGDGGDADGEEP